One Thermofilum pendens Hrk 5 DNA segment encodes these proteins:
- a CDS encoding ArsR/SmtB family transcription factor has translation MSSEDAQLFEAQAEFCKSLCHPLRLKIISLLYAGPRNVSEIVNSLGEPQPVVSRHLALLREKGVVRAERRGTNVYYYLAYPELEEACRIVRRVIRKMIEERAQALQRR, from the coding sequence ATGTCGAGCGAGGATGCCCAGCTGTTCGAGGCACAAGCCGAGTTCTGCAAATCGCTGTGTCATCCCCTCAGGCTGAAAATAATCTCGCTACTCTACGCTGGCCCTCGAAACGTCTCTGAAATCGTAAACTCACTGGGAGAGCCCCAGCCAGTGGTCTCTAGGCACCTGGCGCTTCTAAGAGAGAAGGGGGTCGTTAGAGCAGAGCGGCGCGGGACGAACGTGTACTACTACCTAGCATACCCGGAGCTTGAAGAGGCTTGCAGAATTGTGAGAAGAGTTATTCGAAAGATGATAGAAGAGAGAGCCCAGGCTCTTCAAAGAAGATAG
- a CDS encoding tRNA (adenine-N1)-methyltransferase translates to MSECVKTGDWVLLYHDEKHRYTVKVEEGRVYHTTHGSVNLTEVVGKRYGETVRTNIGEDLVVSRANLLDRLGSLRRFTQVIYPKDAAYIVVSANIGPGSRVVEAGTGTGFLTAILAWYVRPSGRVYTYEIRKDFYEAALENLKEVGLLPYVEAKNKDIRKGIDESDVDAVVLDMPDPWNVAEEAYNALTHGGILAVFVPTVTQLERVIVAVRKSGFKVIEPVEVNVRKYKPVPGELRPETLGVLHTGYLLTARKL, encoded by the coding sequence ATGTCTGAGTGCGTGAAAACGGGGGACTGGGTGCTGTTGTACCACGATGAGAAGCATAGGTACACGGTGAAGGTAGAGGAGGGGAGGGTTTACCACACGACGCATGGAAGCGTGAATCTCACGGAAGTCGTGGGTAAGCGTTACGGGGAGACTGTGAGGACAAACATTGGGGAGGATCTCGTAGTATCTAGGGCTAACCTGCTCGATAGACTTGGCTCTCTCCGCAGGTTCACCCAGGTGATATACCCGAAGGACGCTGCTTACATAGTCGTGTCTGCCAATATAGGTCCAGGGTCGCGTGTCGTAGAGGCAGGTACTGGGACGGGCTTTCTGACCGCGATTCTCGCGTGGTACGTGAGGCCTAGCGGGAGGGTCTATACGTACGAGATAAGGAAGGATTTCTACGAGGCTGCTCTGGAGAACCTCAAAGAAGTTGGGCTACTACCTTACGTCGAGGCAAAGAACAAGGATATTCGGAAAGGCATCGATGAAAGTGATGTGGACGCCGTCGTGCTGGACATGCCGGACCCCTGGAATGTTGCCGAGGAAGCTTACAACGCGTTGACGCACGGGGGTATACTCGCCGTCTTCGTGCCCACGGTCACTCAGCTCGAGAGGGTTATTGTTGCAGTGAGGAAAAGCGGCTTTAAGGTTATAGAACCCGTAGAAGTAAACGTGAGGAAGTATAAGCCGGTACCGGGAGAGCTAAGACCCGAGACGCTTGGAGTCCTGCATACGGGGTACCTGCTTACCGCTAGGAAGCTGTAG